The following proteins are encoded in a genomic region of Takifugu flavidus isolate HTHZ2018 chromosome 3, ASM371156v2, whole genome shotgun sequence:
- the LOC130522917 gene encoding protein SON: MAANIDQIFQEFILNKIREIEVQNEDKTETPGVVEPASERGKQEDVTTSSQKKHKKHKKHKSKKKKKKKKKRNQDREKEISSGCERGTQHRLRRGTSTERDTEQGDDSEKKFKSDKYHTSGKRKKKKRRRKAEDSSDSDTECASTQRDSKLGQRLSPRLAVELPDIIPKQDSSNKARRDEESNISPPHSQLPSHSTSERRNTSERCSQHQFRSRSCSLSRSHPAGIECSSSEAMKVLDDSSKKNRDISRNLQPCESISSPPLRAENQTASDTELQGEKPPETKEEGMTSKHNASFDTFESVLDQSILTKTEHTNLPQSSAEYLSSLASVVRSSPVKKRKPSKSPQRKKQSEPSKRHKRSRSSSRKHKRRSRSRTSSKKRRSRSRSRGWRSRRSRSRSRSRSRSHSRSVSRSRRRAAYSQRDRWKREPSHSPILVLRKNRSPTRKHSTLSKSPQRISELDKEQLLEIAKANAAAMCAKAGMPIPASLRTSALPFALPSMAMNAAMASMTAATMTAALSNMGPLSTLLPLPSITNKPPPAISQPIVSSLEEAKRMVAKQANSISIKEFTDKCKMIVDSKGELPVALPHVSDEEDNGNPFGGSALREPKAISFSINNTTVRPTGRSDAGIAKEFPVSSGSQHRKKEGEVLDPYGEWVPVEKTSDKDGADPRKFQASFATVSTSTSTNETMTAAVAEVVEIKPVCVADADSVFPDPILQPVDISQAVTERIKAQRLLAENPYDVHAICMLSRAQEQVDAWAQSNTVPGLFTGSTGAQVLSSEELSNSGPQAWLKKDQFLRAAPVSGGVGELLMRKMGWRTGEGLGRNREGTVEPIIIDFKVDRKGLVAEGEKAQKQTGGLVVTKDLMGKHPVSALIELCNKQRILQPEFVMVHHSGPDHRKNFLFKVTVNGVDYQPQAPSPNKKHAKAMAATVALQALGEVPVDGPGLYTGPVFTAASTGPLFST; the protein is encoded by the exons ATGGCAGCCAACATTGACCAAATTTTCCAAGAATTTATATTGAATAAAATCAGAGAAATTGAAgtccaaaatgaagacaaaac TGAAACACCTGGAGTTGTGGAACCTGCTtcagagagaggaaaacaagaaGATGTAACCACTAGTTCACAGAAGAAACACAAGAAGCACAAAAAACATAAaagtaagaagaagaagaagaagaagaagaagagaaaccaAGATAGAGAGAAGGAAATAAGTTCAGGTTGTGAGAGAGGAACCCAACATCGGTTAAG AAGAGGAACATCAACAGAAAGAGATACAGAACAAG gtgaTGATAGCGAAAAGAAGTTCAAATCTGACAAGTACCACACatcaggaaaaaggaaaaagaaaaagaggagaagaaaagctgAAGATTCTTCAGATTCTGACACAGAATGTGCATCAACACAGAGAGACAGTAAATTAGGTCAGAGATTATCACCAAGGCTGGCAGTGGAGTTGCCTGACATCATCCCAAAACAG GACAGCTCCAATAAAGCaagaagagatgaagaaagCAACATTTCACCTCCACATTCCCAATTGCCTTCACATTCCAcctcagagaggagaaacactTCAGAGAGGTGTAGCCAACACCAGTTCAGGTCCAGGAGTTGCTCCCTATCAAGGTCACATCCTGCAGGAATAGAGTGCAG TTCCTCTGAGGCAATGAAAGTCTTGGATGACTCCTCAAAGAAGAATCGAGATATATCCAGAAATCTCCAGCCATGTGAATCGATCTCCAGTCCTCCTCTCAGAGCTGAGAACCAGACAGCATCAGACACAGAACTGCAGGGTGAAAAACCGCCCGAGACAAAGGAAGAGGGAATGACATCAAAACACA atGCATCTTTTGATACTTTTGAGTCGGTGCTGGACCAGTCCATCCTAACCAAGACTGAACACACCAACTTGCCACAGAGCAGTGCAGAATACCTCAGTTCCTTAGCCAGTGTTGTAAGATCATCCCCAGTCAAGAAAAGGAAACCCTCAAAGTCTccacaaaggaaaaaacaatctGAGCCATCAAAGAGACACAAACGATCCCGCTCATCGAGTCGGAAGCACAAAAGAAGATCAAGATCCAGGACCAGCTCAAAGAAGAGGAGGTCCAGATCGAG GTCACGTGGATGGAGATCAAGGAGGTCTCGCTCGCGCTcgcgctcacgctcacgctcacactCACGATCAGTGTCACGGAGTCGGAGGAGGGCAGCATACAGCCAGAGAGACCGTTGGAAACGAGAGCCTAGTCACTCCCCTATACTCGTCCTCCGCAAAAATAGATCCCCAACCCGGAAACACTCTACCTTGAGCAAGAGCCCTCAACGCATCAGTGAACTAG acAAGGAGCAGTTGTTGGAAATAGCCAAGGCAAATGCTGCTGCCATGTGTGCCAAAGCAGGTATGCCCATCCCTGCTAGCCTGAGGACATCGGCACTTCCCTTTGCTTTGCCGAGCATGGCCATGAATGCTGCCATGGCGAGTATGACTGCAG CCACCATGACAGCAGCCTTATCTAATATGGGCCCTCTGTCGACACTGCTCCCACTGCCCTCCATCACCAACAAGCCACCACCTGCCATATCCCAACCAATTGTGTCTTCTCTGGAGGAGGCCAAAAGGATGGTAGCCAAACAGGCaaacagcatcagcatcaaGGAGTTTACAGAT AAATGCAAGATGATTGTAGACAGTAAGGGAGAACTGCCAGTGGCGTTGCCTCATGTATCAGATGAGGAGGATAATGGAAACCCCTTTGGAGGATCAGCTCTTCGGGAACCAAAAGCCATCAGCTTCAGTATCAAT AACACTACAGTTCGTCCCACTGGAAGAAGTGATGCTGGCATTGCCAAGGAATTCCCCGTGTCCTCAGGATCCCAACATCGTAAGAAG GAGGGTGAAGTTCTCGATCCGTATGGAGAATGGGTTCCTGTTGAGAAAACATCAGACAAAGATGGGGCCGATCCCCGAAAGTTCCAAGCTTCTTTTGCTACGGTGTCCACCAGTACATCAACAAATGAAACCATGACAGCAGCTGTAGCTGAGGTTGTTGAAATAAAGCCAGTCTGTGTGGCCGACGCTGACAGCGTCTTTCCAGATCCCATACTGCAG CCGGTAGATATCTCTCAGGCTGTCACTGAGAGAATAAAAGCTCAGCGGTTATTGGCTGAGAACCCTTACGATGTCCATGCCATCTGCATGCTGAGCCGTGCACAAGAGCAG GTGGATGCGTGGGCTCAGTCCAACACTGTTCCTGGTCTGTTCACTGGATCAACTGGTGCTCAGGTCCTCAGCTCGGAAGAACTTTCCAACAGTGGACCACAAGCATGGCTGAAGAAG GATCAATTTCTCAGGGCAGCTCCAGTGTCTGGAGGTGTGGGGGAGCTCCTCATGAGAAAAATGggctggaggacaggggagggCCTGGGGAGGAACCGCGAGGGTACTGTGGAGCCCATCATTATTGACTTCAAAGTGGATCGCAAAG gaTTAGTTGCTGAGGGAGAAAAGGCACAAAAGCAAACAGGGGGACTGGTCGTAACCAAGGATCTAATGG GGAAGCATCCTGTTTCTGCTCTCATTGAACTGTGTAACAAACAGCGGATATTGCAGCCAGAATTTGTCATGGTTCACCATAGTGGTCCAGACCACCGCAAGAATTTCCTCTTTAAG GTCACAGTAAATGGTGTGGATTACCAACCACAGGCACCGAGTCCAAATAAGAAGCACGCCAAGGCCATGGCTGCTACGGTCGCCCTGCAAGCTCTGGGAGAG GTCCCTGTTGATGGACCGGGACTTTACACTGGCCCTGTCTTCACTGCTGCTTCCACTGGCCCTCTGTTCTCCACGTAA